Part of the Neisseria brasiliensis genome is shown below.
ACCGCCCAAGAGCAAATCGAATGGCAGGGCGGTAATGGTCGTGATTTGCTGGCCTTGTTGCACGCGCGTGGCGACGACTGGGCAGAAGCCTTGGCTGTTGGCAATATTTTCCGTTTGGTGGTGGATAAAAAAATCAGCACATGGGAAACCGATATTCCCGATGCTGCTGAAGTCGGCTTGCTGCCGCCGGTAACAGGGGGCTGATATGCAGGTTGATATCCGCATCCAAACACAGGATTTTCAGTTGCAGCAAGAATACGACTTATTGCTCATGCAAGGCCGTAATATTGGCGCGGTGGTCGGCTTTGTCGGCTTGGTGCGCGACCGTGATACCGATACGCCTTTGCAAAGCCTGTTTCTCGAGCACTTTCCCGAAGTGACTGAAAACGAAATCGCCCGTATTGTTCAGACGGCCGCCGAACGCTGGCCGCTGACCGCCTGCACCATCATTCACCGTGTGGGTGAATTGCGTGCCGATGAACAAATCGTGCTGGTGTTGGCGGCTTCCGAGCATCGCAAAGCAGCGTTTGCCGCCGCCGAATTCATCATGGATTATTTAAAAACAGAAGCGCCGTTTTGGAAAAAAGAAACCTTTTCAGACGGCATCGAACGTTGGGTAGAAGCCAAACAGAGCGACCAAGCGGCCGCGCAGCAATGGAACACACCATGAAAACGTACGCGCTTATTCTCGCAGGCGGACAAGGCAGCCGCATGGGCGGTGTGGATAAAGGCTTGGTCGAATGGAAAGGTAAGCCTTTGATTGACCATGTGATTGGGCGGATTGCGCCGCAGGTCGATCACATCGCCATCAGCGCCAACCGCAATTTGGAAGAATACGCCCGCCGCAGCCCGCATGTGTTTGCCGATGTGCGTCAATGGCATCATTTGGGCCCTCTGGCAGCTTTGTGCACGGCGGCCAATGATTTGCAGCTGGCCAAAGCCGATTGGCTCTTAATTGTGTCGTGCGATATGCCCAAGCTGCCCGAAGATTTGGTGGCGCGTTTTTTAGCGGTGGCCAAGCGCACGCCTTTATGCAATGCGTTTTATGTGGAAACGCCCGAGCGCCAGCAATATAGCATTATGTTTATCCGCCCGCAGATTTTGCAAAGCGCCGTGCCGTATCTTTATGCCGGTATGCGCACCATACGCGGCTGGCTGCAACAGCAACGCGCGCGCGCAGTGAATTTTGATTCGGATAAATGTTTCGTGAATTACAACACGCCTGAAGATTTGAAAGAAGCATGATGATTGATTTTGAAGTAGCACTTGCGGCTTTGTTGGAACAACACCCATGTCGTCTGAAAACGGTTACGCTGCCTTTAGCTCAAGCGGCCAACCGCGTTTTGGCGCAAAGTCTGCACGCCAAATATCCAAGCCCGATGTTTGACAACAGCGCGATGGATGGCTATGCAGTATGCGACAACGAAGGCAGCTTGCGCGAATTTCGTATTACCGACCGCATTCAAGCCGGTGAAACGGCAGTAAATCCGTTGGCTCAAGGCGAAGCGGTACGCATTTTTACCGGCGCACCATTGCCGTCGAACACCACTGCTGTGGTGATGCAGGAGCAAACCGAAACCGACGGCGAGCGCTTGCTGGTGAATGCCGACATTCAAGCCGGACAAAACATGCGTCTGAAAGCCGAAGAAATCGAAGTCGGCCAAGAATTATTGGTGCAAGGCACGGTATTAAACATGGCCGCTTTAGGCTTGGCCGCTTCGCAAGGCTATGCCGAATTGACTGTGTATGAACCTTTGAAAGTGCAGGTGTTTTCTACGGGGAACGAGTTGGTCGAACCCGGCCAAGCGCTTTCAGACGGCCAAATCTACGATGCCAACCGCTATCAATTGCTGGCTTGGTTGCAGCAATTGGGTTTGCAGGTGAGCGACGGCGGCATTTTGCCCGATGATTTGGCGCAAACCGAAGCCGCCTTAGCCGCAGCTGCTAAGCAATTCGATGTGGTGATTACCAGCGGCGGCGCATCTGTGGGTGAGGCGGATTATTTGAAGCAGGCGATTGAGCGCATCGGCTCGCTGACCATGCACACTTTGGCCATCA
Proteins encoded:
- a CDS encoding MoaD/ThiS family protein; the protein is MITILYFGVLKQKLQTAQEQIEWQGGNGRDLLALLHARGDDWAEALAVGNIFRLVVDKKISTWETDIPDAAEVGLLPPVTGG
- a CDS encoding molybdenum cofactor biosynthesis protein MoaE gives rise to the protein MQVDIRIQTQDFQLQQEYDLLLMQGRNIGAVVGFVGLVRDRDTDTPLQSLFLEHFPEVTENEIARIVQTAAERWPLTACTIIHRVGELRADEQIVLVLAASEHRKAAFAAAEFIMDYLKTEAPFWKKETFSDGIERWVEAKQSDQAAAQQWNTP
- the mobA gene encoding molybdenum cofactor guanylyltransferase MobA — encoded protein: MKTYALILAGGQGSRMGGVDKGLVEWKGKPLIDHVIGRIAPQVDHIAISANRNLEEYARRSPHVFADVRQWHHLGPLAALCTAANDLQLAKADWLLIVSCDMPKLPEDLVARFLAVAKRTPLCNAFYVETPERQQYSIMFIRPQILQSAVPYLYAGMRTIRGWLQQQRARAVNFDSDKCFVNYNTPEDLKEA
- a CDS encoding molybdopterin molybdotransferase MoeA, with product MMIDFEVALAALLEQHPCRLKTVTLPLAQAANRVLAQSLHAKYPSPMFDNSAMDGYAVCDNEGSLREFRITDRIQAGETAVNPLAQGEAVRIFTGAPLPSNTTAVVMQEQTETDGERLLVNADIQAGQNMRLKAEEIEVGQELLVQGTVLNMAALGLAASQGYAELTVYEPLKVQVFSTGNELVEPGQALSDGQIYDANRYQLLAWLQQLGLQVSDGGILPDDLAQTEAALAAAAKQFDVVITSGGASVGEADYLKQAIERIGSLTMHTLAIKPGKPFAWGHIGECKIFILPGNPVATFATSNMLLLPVLNKLAGKQAKHWHLPKVTAKAAFQTKKAIKRREFLRVVLENGEAGETVVKLLPNQGSAMLSTCTAADALCEVPAGQTVSEGDGVSVYLLPN